The sequence atttcaccctgatactggacatgggTGAGTTTTCCCAGGCAAAGTTGTCATCGTctaaattacggtcacaactggtaaaattctgtatatttctatctacgtagctacaaggatcccagtccgaaaagtgtgtgtgttgtgggattttttctcgactttagctaacattatcagggaaaccacaagcacgcggtgtaaacatattagagttttttcactgtagcgcgcgctcaacagcccggccggaactgtggaaaagtagccgaaattcacaatttcactagccgatatcgagtccaagtgtccacaacaatattatctacttgtgccatgcaaatatatcgatagatttcaccgaggaggagaacatctcgccgcagaagatgacccaacgctggtttctattggggacgccttaccgcttaccgtttgtttacttttcccgcgctcgaattatgcgcgctcgcgctagattcaaaatggccgcggtatttggaaaggggtctattgatATGATGAGCAAACAAAACTtgtctactttttcattttgtactttgAGATGTCTGTTGTTCTCTTCCTGTTCAGATTGTTGTGTATCGAAACAATCCGTTCACTTGGGGAGGTGGCGAGCGTGCGGTACAGTCGGTTGTCTGTGACCTCTCTTTACTACCGTTAAGGACACCATGGCACACCTTCGATGATCTAAATGAGGACATTCTACTTAAGTTCCAAACCGATCCAAGCAAAATTGAAACGCAGCTTTACGAGTTTTCCCCGCTGGGTACGTCAGGTATGACTTATCACCAAGTCAACATCACCGACGAGGACATGGTCATCGTGCGGGTGCAGGCAGCCAACAAGAGCTTCGTATCAAGTGTGTTTGGGAAGGCATCTGGCTTTCCCATTGAAACCGAATATGACATATTCAACAAAAGTTGGGAAGACCAAGATTTCAATAGCTACAAGCTCGACCATCATTGGTTTGACGTCCATCCCGTGCATCTGTTGGTATCTGGAAAGAACAATTCCGGAATATACAGAATTGGAGTGAAAGTAGAAGGTATTACTCAGCTTAAAGTCAATTTGTGTATGATGATTTTTTCGCAAGACATTAAGATGTTTTGTCTTTATCAACCATTCAAATCATTTAATAAACACTAATGTTTGTTACAGCCCTTGCTGATGTGCTAGAGGAACCTACGAAGGACGGTGTGTTGTTGGTTGATGATCAATTAAACAAGAACATTACACGGTACTACAGTTTTGGAGTACAGCGCATCAGATGTAGCTTTTGGGATGAAGAAAGGGAGATCTGGAGCAGTCATGGCTGTAAGGTACGACCATGGTTAACCTCCCACTACTTTATCGTACTATTGCAGATATGCTTGTCCTTAAGTTACATCTTATATACTTACAAATGACTTGTCATCTGCAAGGGAATCTTGAAGGAAAGATTAGCTCATTTTCAGCACCGTAGACTAGATTTGCTTGTTTCAGAAAAGCTGCATTTCACGAAACTGCTGTCCATTTCTAGGTTCACCCTACAACATCTATCACTGAAACTGTATGTGCCTGCAATCACATGACGCCGTTTGGTTCTGACTTCGCGACTGCACCTAACAGCATCGATTTCAACACGGTCTTCAGCAAGTTCGCCGATCTTGACAAGAACTCGGCCGTCTTCTCAACAGTCCTCGTAGTTCTAGGGCTATATTTGATTGCTGTAGTGTTTGCTAGAAGGAAGGACATAGCAGACGTGAAGAAAGTATGTGTGTTCTCCATTCCTACTACCTTGCATTTTTGCTTCCATCTCCCTCGTCAAATTCTGCTTCACGTGGCAGTTTGAATGATGAACTGATGTTTTATTTGTCAGTGGTGTTACCGATTCCTACCGGACAACCGTGCCGCAGATCAGTATTACTACCACAGGACACGTTGTGAGAGCTGGTACGGAATCTAACGTGGCGTTCAATGTGATAGGAGACGAAGCGGAGACGGGGGTGCGGATCTTTGGACAGGACTCACAGGTATAGTTTATGTGACCTCCATGGAGACGTAAAAACTTTTACAGCAAGGCAAAGCGATTTTGCTAGAAGTTACATCTCAGTCACATATCGTTACATTTTCTAACGAGTTTGCGCAGTTTGATTCCAAGAAACCACTTTTTGTTCGACACTgaacaccagcaatagctgcctatgccccacgtgtattgtaccgtTGCTattctaactagagttccacgaacacattatcttcgccaaataatcaaggcttattatggagagtgattgatatttacgtgcttatcaccctctgcaaatttgatcatgcaccataccatttggaagttatgatggggcgaatgagtccagtctagatggggttaaaaatcatttggtggtacaggactggtatatgtgtagagtgtgctgatacaaatgtatatgttataactggccatgaaaaaatatgagtatgttgatattatatgggccacaaaggttcgatattgcagtgttgtaagttgaaagtgatgatgaaatggtatagtcaatatatatgaatagaataaatctttattccatatcatacacattttgaaagacatagtacatgtacatatgacttttccgcacctagcagtggtgcagttttggtacagtgtactctccaagcagaggagtgggtctggctggtttttgacgtgttttaggtgttttgtcaggctttcttttttgtcaccttttcattatgtcgccaatcttggtgaacaaaaatgcctagactgaacgcgttaaaaaccagcaggacccacacctctgcttggaggatagtttatttatttgacctacatgtacgtttatgcaaggccatctggttacatgacctgacagtcccatgtccgattatgaaatgcagtgggttaacaaactttcctttcttattatgcaaattagctcctgatttgcatgattagtcattgattatgtaaagcaccatctgagctctataaataccaaatatcacgacgatctgtcgaccccttctcaagttattcatgtccgaatgtcaaaacaaaaacacccactgcagttcttaacaagccgctagggggcccaaatttacagaacttactttctgtggcatgaactatctaccacacaaaaatcatgaccatagcactttgagaaaatatgcctccaaattttgaagctctgttgctagaaggcccattatcgaacttgaccttcctttctgtaaaccctaccaatccactagatatcatacagatccatcaacagcttcttgagtaatgctggcgacatacaaatacacatccacacaaagcccgctgcagtaccgacggaaaatacaaggggaaccatttttgaacttgacctccgttttcacaacatctacacacctgcaaaaaatcataaagatccatcaacgtttccgtcactttttttgcctacatacaaacacaaaaaaatgcaaagtccactgcagtactgttgaaaaacgcaaggtgaaccattttcaagcttgaccttcctttgcacaaccactacacaccaaccgaaaatcataaagattcattgaagctttcttgagttatgcccctgacatacattcagacccacccaacagatttttcaaccgaaaacataatcttctccgagtacaagtactcggcgaagataataagatcaaatcaaatcaaactaagACTCATTGCTGGAACAGCATCTGTTTTCCctgggtcagaaacatcatgattggACATGCTCGAGCGAGGATGAAATTAACCAATGGCAGAAGCCAGGATTACGAGGCTACTCGGGAAATTCCATAACCCATTTTGATCGGAaaggttttgatccactcacactttATCTACAGATTAAAGTCAAAACTTTTCCCACCATTGATTCAAACCTCCCCCTTATCATGCACTCCTCAGATATTCAAGAAAGGCAGTGTCAACACATTTAGTATGGCGGTACGCGGTAGTCTCGGCGAGATCAGAAGGCTTCAGATCTGGCACGACAACAAGGGAGGCAGGAGCAGGTCCTGGTACATGGAGAAAGTCCTTCTGCAAGATGTACAAACGCGGGACAGGTGAGCACAGTTTTCCatataatatgtatttgatgaCATGTTCAGTACAATTTAAATCGTAGCTAGTATAAAACGTGGCCACATAAATTAACAACttaatttttgaaatatttcctaCCGTTTCACAGATATGTTTTCATATGCAACGACTGGTTGTCCCTGGACCGCGGTGACGGCCAGGTCTACAGGAATCTTACTCCTGCGAAGGAGGAGGACCTGTCATCTTTCTCCTTCCTCTTCTCGTCTTCGGTACGCACGGACCTGAAGAACGAACATCTCTGGTACTCTATCATCTCTCGTCCCACCAAGAGCTACTTCACAAGGGTTCAGCGTTTGTCTTGCGGCCTGTGCGTGCTCTACACAACCATGGTCTCCAACGCCATGCGGTATAAAACAGATGATAATCTTCAGACAACAACAATTGTGAACCTCGGTCCCATTTCCTTCACGGTCCACGATCTATACGTCAGTGTGATGACGTCCGTCACCATTTTACCAGTCAACCTGTTGTTGATTCAACTCTTTAAGCGGTGCAAGCCGAAAACTGAAGTAAACAAAGTCTCTGATACAAACGGACAGAAAGACCAAATCTCCACATCAGCCTCCAGACAGCTGATGCTGCCTCACTGGTGTGTTTATGTGGGTTGGCTACTGCTTTGTCTGGCTTGCTTCGTCTCAGCGTTTTTCACCATCCTTTACAGTTTGGAGTGGGGAAGTGTAAAGGCTAACGATTGGCTGAAGACGTTTCTCTTGTCATTTTTCCAGTCAACTTTTGTCTTTGAGCCCGTTAAGGTACGTCAAATGTACAATTAATTTTTTCATGTAAGTTTGAATAACATATCGGTTGATTTATATGAGTAGGTGCGGCCTGACGCGAAGGCTTGATAAATTTTCCGGTCAGTCGTCTATATACTTAATCTTAAGACACCCATTATTGTTTCTGCATCCTATGGTAACAGTATGTATTCATATTTTTCTGACAGATCATAGTTCTGGCCATCATCCTGTCTAAGCTGTTCAAAAAGATGACACTGACGACAGTCCTCGGTGAAGACACGGCTTTCGATGCAGCACCTACTGACGTACAATATGCTAAAAGCCACTTTGACCGCTTTGAGCTTGAAGGTAGGAAATTTGCCACATCGTCATCTGATATTTTCATGCATATCTCTGTTGAGCGATGCAAACAACTTTCATGCACCATTTGGATTATCTAGTTGTACCGTAGCTTACAATAATATCATCCTTCTATCTCTCAGCAAATAAGGCTCAACATCAGGGAGCACTTCGTAAATACAAAGTCACCAATGAGTCTACGCTGAAGGTCCAACAGAAAAGGAAGGAAATACGAGACAGAACGGACAAGACGTTGGGAGAAATTACCACATTCCTCATCTACGTGCTGCTGTTGCTCGTTATAGCCAATGGAAGTATGGACAATTCTTCTTACTACCTACAAAAGGATTTGGAGGGAATCTTTAGTGGAGACTTTGAAGAGGTagtttttatgtatatatacaacgCCAACATTACATATTCTAACAAACGAGACCCATAATCCAATAACTTCCAAacagtgtaacgttacaagttcAGCTTGTCTGAACGGCAGGCTCATCGATCCACCTTTTGTAATGATGTTACAGAAAAAGTTTCTGCTGAATAAATCAAAAATGTCTTATATGAAATTGCTTTAAAAAAGAcggcaaaatatttacattggTGCCTTTGTCGTACTCGATTTTTCAATTGATCTGAATCCATCATGCGGTGTTTTACAGCTCACAAACGTTATACTATCTCCATGCAGGTTTCTACTGCAGAAAGCTTTTGGGAATGGGGACGAGAAAGCCTCCTTCCAGAACTCTTCGACAAGACTCAGTACAATGCAGGGCGCCGAAAGTGGCGTGATAAGCCGTTCATCAGTGACCTGCAATCCGTGATGGTTGGGCCAGCAAGGATACGTCAGCTGAGGGTGTCTGCAGGTGGGTATCATTACAAAATGTTGACCACGACACATGTTTTAGCCGGATAGTGCAATTGTATGTCACAAAAGCATGAAGACAGATATTCTACGAGGTCATCGCAATTTACTGATtcatttcaaataaacaaaaatggtAGACGTTTTCCAAAGGTGGATAGAGGTAGGTATGAATAGTTCGGGTGGCTTATATGAACGCTGTAATTAGCTGCTGTACGTGTATATATTGTCCTCAATTCATCATAAATCATCACCTCATTTTGATACCCAACCCATTCACAGGGCAGTGTATGGTCCCCACAAAGTTTCGATCCAAGATTCTTGAGTGCAACGTCGATTATACACAGCACGACGAAGAGAAGCGTTCCTTCCAACAAGGATGGCAGCTTGTTTCTACCATCAACCATACGCACATCGACGACGATTTGGTCAAATCGCCGTGGGTTTACCAGAATCCCAGCAACGCCTTGAGTACGGCGGCAGAAATGTCTTCTTACGATTCAGGAGGGTACGTGGCAGAGTTGGGTGACAATTATGAGGCTACTTTGGAAACTATTGAAGAACTAGAAAAGTCTGATTGGATCGACCGCTACACACGGGCCATCGTAGTGGAATTCACTTTTTTCGACGCAAACGTGAACTTCTTCAGTACGCTGACATACGTAGTAGAGTTCCCCAACACTGGTGGCGGTGTGTCGTCCATGTCCATCAGCACCTACAGGCTGCATTACTTCATTGGTAGCCTCGGCTATATCGTGATGGCTTTTGACATCATCTACGTATTGTGGTTCCTATACAAGTCGAAGAGGGAGGTGCTGATTATGGTACAAGAGGGGAAGGACTACCTCAGGCAACCGTGGAACCTTGTAGAAGTGCTGAGCATAGCCCTGTCGTTGTTTGCCTTTGCTGTCTTTGCTGCGGCAAATGTTATGTCAAGGAATGTTCTGAACCAGTTGAAAATGACcaaaggtaaaccattttctttGCAATGATGATAACGGTACGTTTAGAAAGTCTATCAACGATGTGCATCTCTGTTGGCAAACACAATGAGtgtaaaaattgttttgttgctTTAGGGCTagtaaattggatttgtatcaATCAAATGGCATGAAAAATTAACTATACTGTGGGGTTTGTTTTCAGGAGAACTGCGCTATGTTGACTTCAGTGAAGCATCTTTCTGGAACCTAGTGTTCCTGTGGGCAATTTCCATACTCTCATTTCTCAACATCATGAAGTTCCTTCACCTGGTGCGTTTTAACCCAACCATCTCCATCCTGGCTGCATGCATACGTCAGATGTCAACTGAAGTCATGGGCTTCTTTGCGTACTTCTCCATCGTCTTCTGTGCCTTTGCACAGCTGGGTCGTCTTCTGCTTGGCACCCAGCTGTCGGTATGTACATATTTGAGTACAGTGTGCAtctatgtatgtgtgcattACACTGTGCATTTCAATTTGCAATTGTACAACAAAATTGAGCTATTGTCTAGGTCAACGATTCCGCTTACAATTTTTACCAAATGGCCTCTAAAGCTGATCGTAATGTAAAAAGGGTTTGCTGATAAAAACTTGCCATGTGCATGCAGCCTTGGTTTTCggaattcattttcatttattttacttcacatttcttatttttacattttgtatagcaCGTTTTGAACCACTTTTGCACACAGGGTTACCGCACCTTTGTTGAAACTGGAAAAAGTCTCTTTGCATCAGTACTTGGGGTTTTCGACTTCGAGGAAGTCAGGGAAACGAGACTTGGACCCATCTTTCTCCTGGCGTTTCTGCTTTGCCTGCTGCTTGTTTTCACCAACATCCTTGTTGCTATCATCAACGATGCCTTGGTCCTCATGAACGAGCTGGAGGCACCGGAAGAACATCGTCAAATTCTCCAGGAACTCTGGGAACGATGCTCGAATCTGCTTGGGTTAGGTGCTGAAGAAACAGAAGGTAAGCAATTACTTAACGTAAGTTTAGGAAGCCCTTATCATGTTTCCTTTCTGAAGCCAATTGTGTCCAGTTGAATCACCACCTTTGTTAAGACATGGGCCAACGATTTCCTAGTGAGTTCTTAGCCTTATTTTAAAACTGTTTAAATGGTCCCTGCGTTTTTTTCTCCATAATCTGAATTTTGTATTCCTGTGAATTACTCAGAAAACCTGGATGTCTTTGACCACTTGGA comes from Branchiostoma lanceolatum isolate klBraLanc5 chromosome 2, klBraLanc5.hap2, whole genome shotgun sequence and encodes:
- the LOC136426816 gene encoding polycystin-1-like protein 2; its protein translation is MTYHQVNITDEDMVIVRVQAANKSFVSILEYSASDVAFGMKKGRSGAVMAVSGVTDSYRTTVPQISITTTGHVVRAGTESNVAFNVIGDEAETGVRIFGQDSQIFKKGSVNTFSMAVRGSLGEIRRLQIWHDNKGGRSRSWYMEKVLLQDVQTRDRYVFICNDWLSLDRGDGQVYRNLTPAKEEDLSSFSFLFSSSVRTDLKNEHLWYSIISRPTKSYFTRVQRLSCGLCVLYTTMVSNAMRYKTDDNLQTTTIVNLGPISFTVHDLYVSVMTSVTILPVNLLLIQLFKRCKPKTEVNKVSDTNGQKDQISTSASRQLMLPHWCVYVGWLLLCLACFVSAFFTILYSLEWGSVKANDWLKTFLLSFFQSTFVFEPVKIIVLAIILSKLFKKMTLTTVLGEDTAFDAAPTDVQYAKSHFDRFELEANKAQHQGALRKYKVTNESTLKVQQKRKEIRDRTDKTLGEITTFLIYVLLLLVIANGSMDNSSYYLQKDLEGIFSGDFEEVSTAESFWEWGRESLLPELFDKTQYNAGRRKWRDKPFISDLQSVMVGPARIRQLRVSAGQCMVPTKFRSKILECNVDYTQHDEEKRSFQQGWQLVSTINHTHIDDDLVKSPWVYQNPSNALSTAAEMSSYDSGGYVAELGDNYEATLETIEELEKSDWIDRYTRAIVVEFTFFDANVNFFSTLTYVVEFPNTGGGVSSMSISTYRLHYFIGSLGYIVMAFDIIYVLWFLYKSKREVLIMVQEGKDYLRQPWNLVEVLSIALSLFAFAVFAAANVMSRNVLNQLKMTKGELRYVDFSEASFWNLVFLWAISILSFLNIMKFLHLVRFNPTISILAACIRQMSTEVMGFFAYFSIVFCAFAQLGRLLLGTQLTF